A genomic stretch from Betaproteobacteria bacterium includes:
- a CDS encoding chromate transporter has protein sequence MNVLLDIALRLGALSLVAFGGVNAMLPEIHRLAVQESHWMNDATFAQLFAIAQAAPGPNLLIICLIGWHVAGLAGALTATVAFCGPSSALVFFLVGFWDRFRDAPWRHAVQIGIASISVGLVLASGSLLAIAAAMSWRSIVITAATVVILLLVRVHPLWLIAAGAALGLAGFS, from the coding sequence GTGAACGTGCTGCTCGACATCGCGTTACGCCTCGGCGCGCTTTCGCTGGTGGCCTTTGGCGGGGTCAATGCGATGCTGCCGGAGATACATCGGCTCGCGGTCCAGGAGTCGCACTGGATGAACGACGCGACCTTCGCCCAACTCTTCGCGATCGCGCAGGCGGCACCGGGTCCGAATCTCCTCATCATCTGCCTGATCGGCTGGCACGTCGCCGGGCTGGCGGGTGCGCTCACTGCGACCGTTGCGTTCTGCGGCCCGTCGAGCGCGCTCGTCTTCTTCCTGGTGGGATTCTGGGATCGCTTTCGCGATGCGCCGTGGCGCCACGCAGTGCAGATCGGCATCGCGTCGATCTCGGTCGGTCTGGTACTCGCGAGCGGCAGCCTGCTGGCGATTGCGGCTGCGATGTCGTGGCGTTCGATCGTGATCACGGCAGCCACGGTCGTCATTCTCCTCCTCGTGCGGGTGCATCCGCTGTGGTTGATTGCCGCGGGTGCCGCACTCGGTCTCGCCGGCTTCTCTTGA